A window of the Miscanthus floridulus cultivar M001 chromosome 14, ASM1932011v1, whole genome shotgun sequence genome harbors these coding sequences:
- the LOC136503304 gene encoding classical arabinogalactan protein 9-like codes for MVPPRRRVSPPPRCGPPTLGPSPAPAAPPRPLTGACPPRSGPAQSAPPRASSGVRPRTQRPRPRPTTRPGRRSLPRPIGVAPLPVRGPPSAIMQLPFAVRRPCVAVPRRAVSASPSSPRRAVLALPRHPRLAVLARASAPRAGDAVRDDEVWRAPIGG; via the exons ATGGTCCCTCCACGGCGGCGCGTCTCCCCCCCCCCGCGCTGTGGCCCCCCCACGCTGGGCCCCTCCCCGGCGCCGGCCGCCCCGCCCAGGCCCCTCACCGGCGCTTGCCCGCCCCGATCCGGCCCGGCTCAGAGTGCGCCGCCGCGTGCAAGCTCCGGCGTCAGGCCCCGCACACAGCGGCCGCGGCCTCGACCCACGACCCGCCCCGGTCGCCGTTCGCTGCCCCGCCCGATCGGCGTTGCCCCGCTCCCGGTCCGCGGTCCGCCGTCCGCCATCATGCAGCTGCCGTTCGCCGTCCGTCGGCCCTGCGTCGCCGTTCCTCGCCGCGCCGTCTCGGCCTCGCCGTCCTCGCCTCGCCGCGCCGTCCTCGCCTTGCCGCGCCATCCCCGCCTCGCCGTCCTCGCGCGCGCCTCTGCTCCACGCGCCGGTGACGCCGTCCGTGACGACGAg gtttg